A window from Thiomonas sp. FB-Cd encodes these proteins:
- a CDS encoding rhamnan synthesis F family protein, which produces MQTDIEQPLEGRTLVVVLGMHRSGTSALAACLNAMGMWAGEEEDLLGATPENARGYWELRALVEFNDALLAALGCAWDASRIPPVARIGARRFGEFAQRAQELLCAAFGAERALVIKDPRMCRLLDFWIPQFEQAGLSVRYVLTLRDPLECALSILRRDRLPLERARWLWADHLVSACNQTAGRDRLFVSYAQLLRDPTGQLHRLAAFLGLKPSAVDARVVAVVEPALRHQIQDLNTVAGAADSPTDATLGQVDRRVYDALLPRSSGADLQTQHAEHGWSLVRQEVHRLRAGHSHTDLDTSPRGGIAPVKTAVMLHLYYPEQWPQVVALLEQLWPDIDLFVSVAGPHAEHAKVLVEAYEPKARVFKLPNQGRDLAAFLHVLPALIQEGYACVCKLHTKRSDYAQIDGQGWRLDLWGGLLGRAEETERIRARFGIDQALGLLGLQDYWVAEQDYRDSCHDRVVELARRLLPDGSLDNWHFFAGTMFWFRPQALVPLLTLGLGASDFEPEQGQREGTLAHAIERVLPLAVRGGGYGVALMTAPPLRRQDAEGPVAFARTASDQLLDELRQVRERLVVTEAALADAQKLALERMAHAETLEAALADVQSLARERIAHAEALEAALAQAQHLALERLAYIDEFHHSLPGRVAQVLRRIKS; this is translated from the coding sequence ATGCAAACCGATATTGAACAGCCCCTGGAGGGAAGAACACTGGTCGTGGTGCTGGGCATGCACCGCAGCGGCACGAGCGCGCTCGCCGCATGTCTGAATGCCATGGGTATGTGGGCGGGCGAAGAGGAAGATCTTCTTGGCGCCACCCCCGAAAACGCGCGCGGCTACTGGGAGTTGCGCGCCCTAGTGGAGTTCAACGACGCCCTGCTGGCCGCGCTGGGCTGCGCCTGGGACGCGTCGCGCATCCCCCCGGTTGCTCGGATTGGCGCGAGACGCTTCGGGGAATTCGCGCAACGCGCGCAGGAGCTCTTGTGCGCGGCGTTCGGCGCGGAGCGTGCTCTGGTGATCAAGGACCCGCGGATGTGCCGGCTGCTGGATTTTTGGATCCCACAGTTCGAGCAGGCGGGGCTGAGCGTCCGATACGTTCTGACCCTGCGTGATCCGCTGGAATGCGCGTTGTCGATCCTCCGGCGCGACCGGTTGCCCCTGGAGCGGGCGCGCTGGTTGTGGGCCGATCATCTGGTGTCAGCCTGCAACCAGACGGCGGGCCGGGATCGGCTGTTCGTTTCATATGCGCAACTTCTGCGTGACCCGACAGGACAACTTCACCGATTGGCCGCCTTTCTTGGGCTGAAGCCATCGGCAGTGGATGCGCGCGTCGTGGCCGTGGTGGAGCCGGCTTTGCGGCACCAAATTCAGGACTTGAACACAGTTGCGGGCGCAGCTGACTCGCCGACAGATGCGACCCTGGGGCAGGTTGATCGGCGTGTCTATGACGCGTTGCTGCCTCGGTCGTCCGGGGCCGACCTTCAGACGCAGCACGCCGAACACGGATGGAGCCTCGTCCGCCAGGAGGTGCACCGCTTGCGCGCCGGACACTCGCATACTGACCTTGATACCTCGCCGCGCGGAGGGATTGCGCCAGTCAAAACCGCCGTGATGTTGCACCTGTATTACCCGGAGCAATGGCCGCAAGTCGTGGCGCTGCTTGAGCAGCTCTGGCCCGATATCGACCTATTCGTGAGCGTGGCGGGGCCCCACGCCGAGCACGCCAAGGTCTTGGTTGAGGCGTATGAGCCCAAGGCCCGGGTGTTTAAATTACCGAATCAGGGGCGCGACTTGGCGGCTTTCCTGCACGTCTTGCCGGCCCTGATTCAAGAGGGCTATGCGTGTGTTTGCAAACTGCATACCAAACGCTCGGACTACGCGCAGATCGACGGCCAGGGCTGGCGCCTGGATTTGTGGGGTGGCTTGCTCGGCCGTGCCGAAGAGACCGAGCGGATTCGCGCGCGTTTTGGAATCGATCAGGCGCTGGGTCTTTTGGGTCTGCAAGATTATTGGGTGGCGGAACAGGATTACCGTGACAGCTGCCATGATCGCGTGGTCGAGTTGGCACGCCGTTTGTTGCCTGATGGTAGCCTCGACAACTGGCATTTCTTCGCTGGGACGATGTTTTGGTTCCGACCCCAGGCCTTGGTCCCGCTTTTGACCTTGGGCTTGGGTGCCTCGGATTTCGAGCCCGAGCAAGGGCAGCGTGAGGGAACGCTCGCGCATGCGATCGAGCGGGTGTTGCCACTGGCCGTGCGCGGCGGCGGCTACGGCGTCGCTTTGATGACCGCGCCTCCCCTCAGACGGCAGGACGCGGAAGGGCCGGTGGCGTTTGCGCGAACCGCGAGCGACCAATTGCTTGATGAGCTTCGCCAGGTGCGTGAGCGCTTGGTCGTCACCGAGGCCGCGCTGGCCGATGCGCAAAAGCTGGCGCTAGAGCGCATGGCGCATGCCGAGACTCTGGAGGCCGCGCTGGCCGATGTGCAATCGTTGGCGCGAGAGCGCATCGCGCACGCCGAGGCTCTGGAGGCAGCGCTGGCGCAAGCCCAGCATCTGGCGCTGGAGCGCTTGGCCTATATCGACGAATTCCACCATTCACTCCCTGGGCGCGTGGCACAGGTGCTGCGGCGGATCAAGTCATGA
- a CDS encoding DegT/DnrJ/EryC1/StrS aminotransferase family protein, whose product MPTSQQPLLRFWFQRPELPPPEAWQPLLRGAYETHRFSNHGPLALQLEAHLSARVGRRVVLAANGTAAITAALLALERTGGVILPSFTFPATLGAVLQAGLTPVLADVNPQTWELDVATIQAAAEAYGGPLAAVLGVRTFGMCRDWAPVQTWCDAHGLPLVLDSAAALGGALPGGVPVGRQGRMETFSLHATKVFAVGEGGAIACDAQDVSLLRRVMNFGLHDGALQGWGFNGKVSEFTAAIGLAQDAAFDAHLAARRSAATAYAELYRAEAPAWGLASAPGVPPWQAYPVLAPTADLADRFEAAAARFGVQTRRYYRPALHTVAGAGGDSSGQPLPVSADLAARMVCLPMYSRWEGGEREALFEALRAALSACSG is encoded by the coding sequence ATGCCCACCTCGCAACAACCGCTTCTCAGATTTTGGTTTCAGCGCCCCGAATTGCCCCCACCCGAGGCTTGGCAGCCGCTGCTGCGCGGCGCTTATGAGACGCATCGGTTCAGCAACCACGGGCCGTTGGCGCTGCAACTGGAGGCGCATTTGTCCGCGCGGGTCGGCCGCCGTGTGGTGTTGGCGGCCAACGGCACGGCGGCCATCACCGCTGCCTTGCTGGCCCTTGAGCGCACCGGAGGGGTGATCCTGCCGAGTTTCACGTTTCCGGCCACGCTGGGCGCAGTGTTGCAGGCTGGGCTCACGCCCGTCTTGGCGGACGTGAACCCCCAGACTTGGGAGCTGGACGTGGCCACGATCCAAGCCGCGGCTGAAGCGTACGGCGGGCCTCTCGCCGCGGTGCTCGGTGTGCGGACCTTTGGCATGTGCCGTGACTGGGCGCCGGTACAGACTTGGTGCGACGCCCACGGCCTGCCTCTGGTGCTTGACAGTGCCGCCGCACTGGGCGGTGCGCTGCCCGGCGGCGTGCCGGTGGGCCGACAGGGTAGGATGGAGACGTTTTCCCTGCACGCCACCAAGGTGTTTGCGGTGGGCGAAGGCGGCGCTATTGCCTGCGACGCGCAGGACGTGTCCCTATTGCGCCGGGTGATGAACTTCGGCCTGCACGACGGTGCCCTGCAAGGTTGGGGCTTCAACGGCAAGGTCAGCGAATTCACGGCCGCCATCGGCCTGGCGCAGGACGCGGCGTTTGACGCGCACTTGGCCGCGCGGCGCTCAGCCGCGACCGCCTATGCTGAGTTGTACCGCGCCGAAGCGCCCGCTTGGGGCTTGGCAAGCGCTCCGGGCGTCCCGCCGTGGCAGGCCTACCCGGTGCTGGCGCCGACTGCCGATCTTGCCGACCGTTTCGAGGCTGCGGCGGCCCGTTTCGGCGTGCAAACCCGGCGCTACTACCGCCCGGCATTGCATACCGTGGCTGGAGCCGGTGGCGACAGCAGCGGGCAGCCGCTGCCGGTCAGCGCCGATCTGGCAGCCCGGATGGTGTGCCTACCGATGTATTCGCGCTGGGAGGGCGGCGAGCGCGAGGCGCTCTTCGAGGCGCTGCGTGCAGCGTTGAGCGCATGCAGCGGCTGA
- a CDS encoding IS1182 family transposase gives MSRFVSVDRDTAYLLPPSVDEWLPQDHLARFVVEVIDRLDLDDLVKQYAGRGSAAHHPAVLLGLLIYGYANGVHSSRKIERATYDSVAFRFVAANTHPDHDTLATFRHRFLKEVESLFVQVLVLAREMKLLKLGHIALDGTKIDANASKHKALSWAHANKIEAQLREEVQGLLALAETSDRASAPDGMDVPAEIARREDRLRAIAQAKAKIAQRAAERFKTEQQEFEAKQAKRQAQRDAGKKPRGKDPEPPQAGPMDSDQVNLTDEESRIMPVSGGSFEQSYNAQAGVDTQTMMVITRHVSQAPNDKREVVPTLEQIVALPAVLGEVQSLIADNGYCSQANVIACGDAGVEPLLALKRQSHHTPVMERFASDAPDPQTTDAVERMAHRLRTQAGRALYSLRKQTVEPVFGIIKRVMGWRQMSLRGLAKAQGEWSLVTMAWNIKRMYVLRAA, from the coding sequence ATGAGCCGCTTCGTTAGCGTTGACCGAGACACTGCCTACCTCCTGCCGCCATCGGTGGACGAGTGGTTGCCGCAGGATCACTTGGCACGGTTCGTTGTGGAAGTCATCGATCGCCTTGATCTGGACGATCTGGTCAAGCAGTATGCGGGGCGCGGATCGGCGGCGCATCACCCTGCCGTGCTGCTGGGGCTGCTGATCTACGGCTACGCCAACGGCGTGCATTCGAGCCGCAAGATTGAGCGCGCGACCTACGACTCGGTGGCGTTTCGCTTTGTTGCCGCCAATACCCACCCCGATCACGACACGCTGGCGACGTTCCGCCACCGCTTCCTCAAGGAAGTCGAGTCCCTGTTTGTGCAGGTGCTGGTGCTCGCACGCGAGATGAAGCTGCTCAAACTCGGACACATTGCGCTGGACGGCACCAAGATCGACGCCAACGCCAGCAAGCACAAGGCGCTGTCGTGGGCGCATGCCAACAAGATTGAGGCGCAGTTGCGCGAGGAAGTCCAGGGCCTGCTGGCGCTGGCGGAGACGAGCGATCGCGCCAGCGCGCCCGACGGCATGGATGTGCCCGCCGAGATCGCCCGGCGGGAGGATCGCCTCAGAGCCATTGCGCAGGCCAAGGCCAAGATCGCGCAGCGCGCAGCCGAACGCTTCAAGACGGAGCAGCAGGAGTTCGAGGCCAAGCAGGCCAAGCGCCAGGCCCAGCGCGACGCGGGCAAGAAACCCCGCGGCAAGGACCCCGAGCCGCCCCAGGCGGGTCCCATGGACAGCGACCAAGTCAACCTCACGGATGAGGAGTCACGCATCATGCCCGTGTCGGGCGGGAGCTTCGAGCAGAGTTACAACGCCCAAGCCGGCGTGGACACCCAGACGATGATGGTGATCACCCGGCATGTGAGCCAGGCGCCCAACGACAAGCGCGAAGTCGTGCCCACGCTGGAGCAGATTGTGGCGTTGCCTGCGGTGCTGGGCGAGGTGCAGTCCCTGATTGCGGACAACGGCTACTGCAGCCAGGCCAACGTGATCGCCTGCGGCGATGCCGGGGTCGAGCCGCTGCTGGCGCTCAAGAGGCAGTCGCATCACACGCCCGTGATGGAGCGCTTCGCATCCGATGCGCCCGACCCTCAGACGACGGATGCGGTGGAGCGGATGGCGCACCGGCTGCGCACACAGGCTGGGCGAGCCCTCTACAGCTTGCGCAAGCAGACGGTGGAGCCGGTGTTCGGCATCATCAAGCGGGTGATGGGCTGGCGCCAGATGAGCCTGCGTGGGCTGGCCAAAGCGCAAGGCGAGTGGAGCTTGGTGACCATGGCCTGGAACATCAAGCGCATGTACGTGCTGCGCGCGGCGTGA
- a CDS encoding tetratricopeptide repeat protein encodes MSQTQPDSIVPQAADPSFHAHASALVNQGIALHQQGRVLEAEPYYRQALDLVRDQPDALHMLAVVSSQKGEQAQAERLVRRALQVLPNHTAYHNTLGRVLLLQGRAEEGLAALEKALELAPQNPEAHYNVADAMLAQGKAREAEARFRRALQFKPTHAMAAYGLGRAIWAQGDGPGALPWFQLAHLLAPADLNVLNQLAVAYMALGHRDDALKSFETLLAAAPNSAVVQCNMGVLNGHADRPKAIEYYKKALTLDPAMSAAQDGYIEIARQLCLWDDFLATTTANALAGVRERLAAGQNADFRAFTALYLPFTPEEQVAIAKSESAKLAQDAGAPLHGIAALREGRLRIGYLSADARNHPVGHLLQGMFQLHNRDDFEVFFYSTGVDDGSVQRKAIQSATEHFVEARGLTSAELAQRIAADGIQVLIDLMGHTADSRMGVLARRPAPIQMHYLGFPGSTGAPFVDYIIADPVLLPPDQPQQRSESVVYLPVYQVNSHRSLPAGPQYTRESFNVGKDWFLFYCFNNNYKIEPETFATWMRILKAVPQGRLALLATDAPVVERLRAQARQHGVEPDRLMFAGYMDQPSNLARQRLMDLFLDTPAYNAGATASDALWAGVPLLTTRGHTYITRVGESLLSHLGLPELVAPDRAAYESMAVELAHNPERLAALKARLQAATPVAELFDTAAQVLRLEQAYVQAWARHVEGRQPADMHLA; translated from the coding sequence ATGAGCCAAACTCAGCCAGATTCGATTGTTCCCCAGGCCGCAGATCCGTCCTTCCACGCCCACGCCAGTGCGCTGGTCAACCAAGGCATTGCCCTGCACCAGCAGGGCAGAGTGCTCGAAGCCGAGCCGTATTACCGCCAGGCGCTCGATTTGGTGAGAGATCAGCCAGACGCCCTGCACATGCTCGCCGTCGTGTCCAGTCAGAAGGGCGAGCAGGCCCAAGCCGAGCGCCTGGTGCGCCGTGCCCTGCAAGTGCTCCCCAATCACACCGCTTACCACAACACTCTGGGGCGCGTGCTGCTGCTGCAAGGCCGCGCCGAAGAGGGCTTGGCTGCTCTGGAAAAGGCGCTCGAACTCGCCCCGCAAAACCCCGAGGCCCACTACAACGTGGCAGACGCCATGCTCGCCCAGGGCAAGGCCCGCGAGGCCGAAGCACGCTTTCGTCGTGCGCTGCAATTCAAGCCCACCCATGCCATGGCAGCGTACGGTCTGGGGCGGGCCATATGGGCGCAGGGCGATGGTCCCGGCGCGCTGCCCTGGTTCCAGCTCGCGCATCTGCTCGCTCCGGCAGACCTCAACGTGCTCAACCAACTTGCCGTGGCCTATATGGCGCTGGGCCACCGCGACGACGCGCTCAAATCCTTCGAAACCTTGCTGGCCGCCGCGCCCAACAGTGCGGTGGTGCAGTGCAATATGGGTGTGCTCAACGGCCATGCCGATCGTCCCAAGGCCATCGAATACTACAAAAAGGCCCTCACGCTCGACCCGGCCATGTCCGCCGCGCAAGACGGCTACATCGAAATCGCGCGCCAGCTCTGCCTGTGGGACGACTTTCTCGCCACCACCACCGCCAACGCGCTGGCCGGGGTGCGCGAGCGGCTGGCCGCAGGGCAGAACGCCGACTTTCGGGCGTTCACCGCCCTGTACCTGCCCTTCACCCCCGAGGAGCAAGTGGCCATTGCCAAGAGCGAAAGCGCCAAGCTTGCGCAAGATGCGGGGGCGCCGCTGCATGGCATTGCCGCTCTGCGCGAGGGTCGTTTGCGCATTGGCTATCTCAGCGCCGATGCCCGTAACCATCCTGTGGGGCACCTGCTGCAGGGCATGTTCCAGCTGCACAACCGCGACGACTTCGAGGTGTTCTTTTATTCGACCGGGGTGGATGATGGCTCGGTTCAGCGCAAGGCCATCCAGAGCGCCACGGAGCATTTTGTCGAGGCGCGCGGCCTCACCAGCGCCGAGCTGGCGCAGCGCATCGCCGCAGATGGCATTCAGGTGCTCATCGACCTAATGGGGCACACGGCAGACAGCCGCATGGGCGTACTGGCGCGCCGGCCCGCGCCGATACAGATGCACTACCTTGGCTTCCCGGGATCCACCGGCGCGCCGTTTGTCGACTACATCATTGCCGACCCCGTGCTGCTCCCGCCAGACCAGCCCCAGCAGCGCAGCGAATCGGTCGTATACCTGCCCGTCTATCAGGTCAACTCGCACCGCAGCCTGCCCGCCGGGCCGCAGTACACGCGCGAGAGTTTCAACGTCGGGAAGGATTGGTTCTTGTTTTACTGCTTCAACAACAACTACAAAATCGAGCCCGAAACGTTCGCGACCTGGATGCGCATTCTCAAAGCCGTTCCCCAGGGGCGGCTCGCCCTGCTCGCCACCGACGCCCCCGTGGTCGAGCGCCTGCGTGCGCAAGCGCGCCAACACGGCGTCGAGCCCGATCGCCTCATGTTCGCCGGATACATGGATCAGCCATCCAACCTCGCGCGCCAGCGGCTCATGGACCTCTTTCTTGACACCCCGGCCTACAACGCCGGGGCCACCGCCTCCGATGCGCTGTGGGCTGGTGTGCCCCTGCTCACCACGCGCGGGCACACCTACATCACGCGTGTGGGCGAATCCTTGCTCAGTCACCTCGGGCTGCCCGAGCTCGTTGCCCCTGACCGGGCCGCTTACGAATCGATGGCGGTTGAACTCGCGCACAACCCGGAGCGGCTGGCCGCGCTGAAGGCGCGTTTGCAGGCCGCCACGCCCGTGGCCGAACTCTTCGACACCGCGGCCCAGGTGCTGCGCCTCGAGCAGGCCTACGTCCAAGCCTGGGCACGCCATGTGGAGGGCCGACAGCCCGCAGACATGCACCTCGCCTGA
- a CDS encoding ShlB/FhaC/HecB family hemolysin secretion/activation protein, with protein sequence MTLALETFSLPPKAPPVVELRLPAGAAAPLILHSHGFVYRVTGNTLLPEQAVRRALAESQNPQAAVDALNGAYRSAGHLLVAIRAQVQGTQVALTVVQGQITQITAEPGVKRFYDGVEFDPTITQNDLIRRNILAEMYAGRSGLGFRPSVAPAPQPGGSALAIDTQAQPGFKRLSGSLVFGNYGSRYVGGDVASMNLQAQPGDGWLFAANYSHGLPNLQKDSTGSRYDAGAFSASKVTPWGIYGLSVNRSTYRLGVAGAPYYPQGQTQTAALTGTQLVWASPTARLSANQAISHVAYKSTVLGGRYTLADQNYNYATLGLQGARNVQIGGLAGAVSAAASYNLGLSAPRGTMVYDLPSAPQTRFHYWTASLAWQQALPKGFSANLSASGQWGLDTLPGNQQWVVGGYGSVSAFSSSLSGDGGYLLRAVLQAPAWNWRGWQVAAQGYAEQGAATTHYNPANTPGWRMLADVGIGLTFTAPWKTSLSVMAARPVAQKNVSSPVYNSQRAVYFVLQQPF encoded by the coding sequence ATGACTTTAGCCCTCGAAACGTTTTCTCTTCCGCCCAAGGCGCCGCCCGTGGTGGAGCTGCGCCTACCCGCGGGCGCTGCCGCACCCTTGATCCTACACAGCCACGGTTTTGTTTACCGAGTGACCGGCAACACGCTACTGCCCGAGCAAGCTGTGCGCCGCGCGCTTGCCGAGTCGCAAAATCCACAAGCGGCGGTGGATGCCCTGAATGGCGCCTACCGTAGCGCAGGACATTTGTTGGTCGCTATACGAGCACAGGTGCAGGGCACGCAGGTCGCGCTGACGGTCGTGCAAGGGCAAATCACACAGATCACCGCCGAGCCTGGCGTGAAGCGGTTTTACGATGGTGTGGAGTTTGATCCCACCATCACGCAAAACGATCTCATCCGTCGCAACATCCTGGCGGAGATGTACGCTGGCCGCAGCGGCTTGGGCTTTCGCCCCAGCGTGGCGCCGGCGCCACAGCCTGGAGGCAGCGCGCTGGCCATCGACACGCAGGCGCAGCCGGGCTTCAAGCGCCTGAGCGGTAGCCTGGTGTTTGGCAACTACGGCAGCCGCTATGTTGGCGGTGACGTGGCCTCCATGAATCTGCAAGCACAACCGGGCGACGGTTGGCTGTTTGCCGCCAATTACAGCCACGGCCTGCCCAATCTGCAAAAGGACAGCACCGGCAGCCGCTACGACGCCGGTGCGTTTAGTGCCAGCAAGGTGACGCCTTGGGGCATTTACGGACTGAGCGTGAACCGCAGCACCTACCGCCTAGGGGTGGCGGGCGCGCCCTACTACCCGCAAGGACAGACGCAGACAGCCGCCCTGACGGGCACCCAGCTGGTGTGGGCCAGCCCCACGGCACGGCTGAGCGCCAACCAGGCCATTTCGCACGTGGCGTACAAGAGCACGGTGCTGGGCGGTCGCTACACCCTGGCTGACCAGAACTACAACTATGCAACGCTGGGGCTGCAGGGCGCGCGCAATGTGCAGATTGGCGGGCTGGCCGGCGCAGTGAGCGCTGCGGCCAGCTACAACCTAGGCCTGAGCGCACCGCGCGGGACCATGGTCTATGACCTGCCCTCGGCGCCGCAAACGCGCTTTCACTACTGGACGGCCAGCTTGGCCTGGCAACAGGCGCTGCCCAAGGGTTTCAGTGCCAACCTCTCGGCCAGCGGGCAGTGGGGGCTGGACACTCTGCCGGGCAACCAGCAATGGGTTGTGGGCGGCTATGGCAGCGTGTCGGCATTCTCCTCCAGTCTGTCCGGTGACGGCGGCTACCTGCTGCGCGCTGTGCTGCAGGCGCCGGCGTGGAATTGGCGCGGCTGGCAGGTAGCCGCGCAGGGCTATGCCGAGCAGGGCGCAGCCACCACGCACTACAACCCGGCCAATACCCCCGGCTGGCGCATGCTGGCCGACGTAGGTATCGGCCTGACCTTCACGGCACCGTGGAAAACGAGCCTCTCCGTCATGGCCGCCCGCCCCGTGGCGCAGAAAAACGTCAGTTCCCCCGTGTACAACAGCCAGCGCGCGGTGTATTTTGTTTTGCAGCAACCGTTCTAA
- a CDS encoding peptidyl-prolyl cis-trans isomerase: MTVPTRRQHPLHAALGAVAICLAGFALASPAQAQDLLRVNGHVITLEQAAAANPAAASNPAVRQQVTEQLAQQQLLADSTTDVAAQVAARIKAAQVNVKRQALAQLAADQYLQAHPVSEAEVEAEYHKLLSEQPAQQYWVRWMVLKSPEQAQATLDALRTGKQGFTAQAVEQSIGQNAELGGALGWQSEQSLPAAVLGVVRKLKAGQVAGPIALDDGYAIVQLVAQRSTPKPTLAQLKPQIEQQLRSAALQQHVQELAKAAKIENLTQPAAAAAGPAAVDKEANHGRK; this comes from the coding sequence ATGACCGTACCCACCCGAAGACAACACCCCCTGCACGCCGCGCTGGGCGCTGTGGCAATTTGCTTGGCGGGCTTTGCGCTTGCCTCCCCCGCCCAAGCGCAAGACCTGCTGCGCGTGAACGGCCACGTCATCACACTGGAACAAGCCGCAGCGGCAAACCCCGCTGCGGCCAGCAACCCCGCAGTGCGCCAGCAGGTGACCGAGCAGCTCGCACAGCAACAACTGCTGGCCGACAGCACCACAGACGTAGCTGCGCAAGTCGCAGCGCGCATCAAGGCTGCGCAGGTCAATGTGAAGCGCCAAGCCCTAGCGCAGCTGGCTGCCGACCAATACCTGCAAGCCCACCCAGTGAGCGAGGCCGAAGTTGAGGCTGAATATCACAAGCTCCTGTCCGAGCAGCCCGCGCAGCAGTACTGGGTGCGGTGGATGGTGTTGAAATCCCCCGAGCAGGCGCAAGCCACGCTCGACGCACTCCGAACTGGCAAACAGGGCTTCACCGCCCAGGCGGTGGAGCAGAGCATCGGCCAAAATGCCGAGCTCGGCGGCGCCCTGGGCTGGCAGAGCGAGCAGAGCTTGCCGGCGGCCGTGCTCGGGGTGGTGCGCAAGCTCAAAGCCGGACAAGTGGCCGGACCGATTGCGCTGGATGATGGCTATGCCATCGTGCAACTGGTTGCGCAGCGCTCGACACCCAAACCAACACTTGCGCAGCTCAAGCCGCAGATCGAACAACAATTGCGCAGCGCCGCGCTGCAGCAGCATGTGCAGGAGTTGGCCAAGGCCGCAAAGATCGAGAACTTGACGCAGCCGGCCGCCGCGGCCGCAGGCCCCGCCGCCGTCGACAAAGAGGCGAACCATGGCAGGAAATGA